In Curtobacterium sp. TC1, the following proteins share a genomic window:
- a CDS encoding GntR family transcriptional regulator yields the protein MTTSDGNALVDDLAARIRAKIMSGEIPIGAPLRQADLAAQFGISRTPVREALRQLQTGGLIEVVPNRGAVVRVPVPWEVREAYEVRAELESLAARRAVDRLDDATIAQLRSVNQAMYERSLAAAEGEQPKQREGSDNDQFHGLIYQASGNTRLTRMLVEINDAFPRNVSALVLRENSRHREENFREHEELIEAFVAGDRERAAELMRDHVLRAGEHLAHWYERRSSTVFTG from the coding sequence GTGACCACCAGCGACGGCAACGCACTCGTCGACGACCTCGCCGCCCGGATCCGCGCGAAGATCATGTCCGGCGAGATCCCCATCGGCGCACCGCTCCGCCAGGCCGACCTCGCCGCGCAGTTCGGGATCAGCCGCACCCCGGTCCGCGAAGCACTCCGCCAGCTGCAGACCGGCGGCCTCATCGAGGTCGTCCCGAACCGTGGCGCCGTCGTCCGGGTGCCGGTGCCGTGGGAGGTCCGCGAGGCCTACGAGGTCCGCGCCGAGCTCGAGTCGCTCGCAGCCCGTCGCGCCGTCGACCGCCTCGACGACGCCACCATCGCGCAGCTCCGCTCGGTGAACCAGGCGATGTACGAGCGCTCCCTGGCGGCGGCCGAGGGCGAGCAGCCGAAGCAGCGCGAGGGCAGCGACAACGACCAGTTCCACGGGCTCATCTACCAGGCCTCCGGCAACACCCGGCTGACCCGGATGCTCGTCGAGATCAACGACGCCTTCCCGCGCAACGTCTCGGCCCTGGTGCTCCGCGAGAACTCCCGGCACCGCGAGGAGAACTTCCGCGAGCACGAGGAGCTCATCGAGGCGTTCGTCGCCGGGGACCGCGAGCGCGCCGCCGAGCTCATGCGCGACCACGTCCTGCGCGCCGGCGAGCACCTGGCGCACTGGTACGAGCGCCGCTCGTCCACCGTCTTCACCGGCTGA
- a CDS encoding amidohydrolase family protein produces the protein MIIDAYNTTQDRRGRSDYLSGVRPGEEPPAYTPFDANRILDRMDAAGVDRAMVCSLAQGIENDFLMDLVAAHPDRLFGFGQVMPQWENATDEIRRFAEGGLVGLKLHPSLHGYHVADHGLLDPLFEVCAELGLPVLINALDDAFCAPFSIEEIARNFPTVPTIIAHMGAVWNVPEAIIVAERNPHVYLETSATLMSDVKRAYARLGAEKILLGSEWPGSDFDLERMKIAKAIPDEADRALVEGGNMARILGWS, from the coding sequence ATGATCATCGACGCCTACAACACCACCCAGGACCGCCGCGGCCGCAGTGACTACCTGAGCGGCGTGCGCCCGGGCGAGGAGCCGCCGGCGTACACGCCGTTCGACGCGAACCGGATCCTCGACCGCATGGACGCCGCGGGGGTCGACCGCGCCATGGTGTGCTCGCTCGCGCAGGGGATCGAGAACGACTTCCTGATGGACCTGGTCGCCGCGCACCCGGACCGGCTGTTCGGCTTCGGCCAGGTCATGCCGCAGTGGGAGAACGCGACCGACGAGATCCGTCGCTTCGCCGAGGGCGGGCTGGTCGGCCTGAAGCTGCACCCCAGCCTGCACGGCTACCACGTCGCGGACCACGGCCTGCTCGACCCGCTGTTCGAGGTCTGCGCCGAGCTCGGCCTGCCGGTGCTGATCAACGCACTCGACGACGCGTTCTGTGCACCGTTCTCCATCGAGGAGATCGCGAGGAACTTCCCGACGGTGCCGACGATCATCGCCCACATGGGTGCGGTGTGGAACGTGCCGGAGGCGATCATCGTCGCCGAGCGGAACCCGCACGTGTACCTCGAGACCTCGGCCACCCTGATGTCCGACGTCAAGCGGGCGTACGCACGCCTCGGCGCGGAGAAGATCCTGCTCGGGTCGGAGTGGCCGGGCAGCGACTTCGACCTCGAGCGCATGAAGATCGCGAAGGCGATCCCGGACGAGGCCGACCGGGCCCTGGTCGAGGGTGGCAACATGGCGCGGATCCTGGGCTGGTCGTGA
- a CDS encoding cysteine hydrolase family protein: protein MLAVSGNPVLIVVDIQGGAASTMPTPGIPVMGGRAERAPRVRDLIEHCRSSGVPVVFIQEVHKPDLVDIGRELDGAEGAHCIEGEEQTELASWIDPRPEEFVIRKRRYSAFFGTELEIVLKAYRAGTVLLVGGLTDVCIHYTAADAHQHDYAVRVLTDCVAGSSERAHDAALEAIGYLQRDALVTAADVRTWLDEREPVGV from the coding sequence ATGCTCGCCGTCTCCGGCAACCCCGTCCTGATCGTCGTCGACATCCAGGGCGGAGCCGCCTCGACGATGCCCACGCCCGGCATCCCCGTGATGGGCGGCCGTGCCGAGCGCGCACCGCGAGTGCGTGACCTCATCGAGCACTGCCGCTCCTCGGGCGTGCCCGTCGTCTTCATCCAGGAGGTCCACAAGCCGGACCTCGTCGACATCGGTCGGGAACTCGACGGCGCCGAGGGCGCGCACTGCATCGAGGGCGAGGAGCAGACCGAACTGGCCTCGTGGATCGATCCTCGGCCCGAGGAGTTCGTCATCCGCAAGCGGCGCTACTCGGCGTTCTTCGGCACCGAGCTCGAGATCGTGCTCAAGGCGTACAGGGCCGGCACCGTCCTGCTCGTGGGTGGGCTCACCGACGTCTGCATCCACTACACGGCGGCCGACGCCCACCAGCACGACTACGCCGTCCGGGTCCTGACCGACTGCGTCGCCGGGTCGAGCGAACGCGCGCACGACGCGGCACTCGAGGCGATCGGGTACCTGCAGCGGGACGCCCTGGTGACCGCCGCGGACGTGCGCACCTGGCTCGACGAGCGGGAGCCCGTCGGTGTGTGA
- a CDS encoding amidohydrolase has product MRPTAEALLVVGDRIAAVGTLDDVRAAAPEGTAEDHVEGTVLPGFTDAHAHAQRAGLKALQLVDADADAATFSAAMLADGDADPDAPDWIGDAPPTLEDRLAAIRRIQPLLHAMGFTGVVDPAVTLPELEGYREAHRQGLLTLRVVAMPYPELGSAAVPDVDAALAVLDSIDGVTGDGDDRLRLGPVKVYYDGEGMKGQALLERPWTGDDHGVQRIAASDFARLAASCVAAGWGLGVHAVGSRAVAEVLDGLEAAERDTGRSVAGLRCQLIHAYLEPSVTSADRAARLGVVASLQPSIAWKNAAGLQRRLGSRVDEVNPMRTWADAGATVAMGSDAPYFPFDPREVVPVAAARRMRGLDEPIGPAQALSVLEAVEAYTRGAAHASFAEDRRGVLRAGALADWVLLDVDPAACTVDEFAAARVLRTDVGGATVFDAVARPGQM; this is encoded by the coding sequence GTGCGGCCGACCGCTGAGGCCCTGCTCGTCGTCGGCGACCGGATCGCGGCCGTCGGGACGCTCGACGACGTGCGGGCGGCGGCTCCGGAGGGCACGGCCGAGGACCACGTCGAGGGCACCGTCCTGCCGGGGTTCACCGATGCGCACGCCCACGCGCAGCGTGCCGGACTGAAAGCGCTGCAGCTCGTGGACGCCGACGCCGACGCAGCGACGTTCTCGGCCGCCATGCTCGCCGACGGCGACGCGGACCCGGACGCCCCGGACTGGATCGGGGACGCACCGCCGACGCTCGAGGACCGGCTCGCCGCGATCCGTCGCATCCAGCCGCTGCTGCACGCGATGGGGTTCACCGGCGTCGTCGACCCGGCCGTCACGCTGCCCGAGCTCGAGGGGTACCGGGAGGCGCACCGGCAGGGGCTCCTGACCCTGCGCGTGGTCGCGATGCCCTACCCCGAGCTCGGCAGTGCAGCGGTCCCCGACGTCGACGCGGCCCTGGCGGTGCTCGACTCGATCGACGGCGTGACCGGTGACGGCGACGACCGCCTGCGGCTCGGCCCGGTCAAGGTCTACTACGACGGCGAGGGCATGAAGGGGCAGGCGCTGCTCGAACGGCCCTGGACCGGCGACGACCACGGCGTGCAGCGGATCGCGGCGAGCGACTTCGCCCGGCTCGCCGCGTCGTGCGTGGCCGCGGGGTGGGGACTCGGCGTCCACGCGGTGGGCAGTCGTGCGGTCGCTGAGGTGCTCGACGGGCTCGAGGCAGCGGAACGGGACACGGGGCGATCGGTCGCCGGACTCCGCTGCCAGCTCATCCACGCGTACCTCGAGCCGAGCGTCACGAGCGCCGACCGTGCGGCACGCCTCGGCGTCGTCGCGTCGCTGCAGCCCTCGATCGCCTGGAAGAACGCCGCCGGGCTGCAGCGCCGGCTCGGCAGCCGTGTCGACGAGGTCAACCCGATGCGGACCTGGGCCGACGCCGGCGCCACGGTCGCCATGGGCTCGGACGCGCCGTACTTCCCCTTCGATCCGCGCGAGGTGGTCCCCGTCGCCGCAGCCCGTCGGATGCGCGGCCTCGACGAGCCGATCGGCCCGGCACAGGCGCTCTCGGTGCTCGAGGCGGTCGAGGCCTACACGCGCGGTGCCGCACACGCCTCCTTCGCCGAGGACCGCCGCGGCGTGCTGCGCGCCGGCGCCCTGGCGGACTGGGTGCTGCTCGACGTGGACCCGGCCGCGTGCACGGTCGACGAGTTCGCCGCGGCGCGGGTCCTGCGCACCGACGTCGGTGGCGCGACGGTCTTCGACGCCGTGGCTCGTCCCGGTCAGATGTAA
- a CDS encoding ABC transporter substrate-binding protein yields the protein MVRKRILVGVALATAAGLSLSACTASGSADGGDSSSSTDTINAELWYAPATFDPAKASASSDVEVARLGFDTLLRQGEGDDGGYIGGLATKWDAESASKYEFTIRDGATCSDGTEITPTVVEKSFEYLVGLDDSGAQTWKNQAFGSGDPEFTADDAAGTLTISLSEPYSQLLGGLTRPGTGIICPAGLADTKGLAAGTVDGAWSGPYTLAKSSAGKSVSYALRSDYDAWPAWKTVTGEPAKTINLTVQGDSNTSANLLQSGGVDVARFYDSNAERFSGDDYSTVQFASSAYNLVFNEAEGSGSVFADDQPLRAAVAQAIDTKGFNNAGLDGLGVEQNTVNAASYRCALDDSSLVQSHDAKAATKELTGKTIRLLIMSNWDPAADFLAESLRNAGATVKVSAPDPADWTKQMRTEPKTWDVAVAAEDAQTGLINTSIARYVGPTYAEGGTNVSSSDNPEGLAAYQAAMATSDADQQCEDFATAQKSILERVDMTPLITDTHRYVARKGFETHVFSGYWDISAMRIVS from the coding sequence ATGGTGAGGAAGCGCATCCTCGTCGGCGTCGCGTTGGCGACCGCCGCCGGACTCTCCCTGAGCGCGTGCACCGCGTCCGGCTCCGCCGACGGCGGCGACAGCTCGTCGAGCACCGACACGATCAACGCAGAGCTCTGGTACGCCCCGGCGACCTTCGACCCCGCGAAGGCCTCGGCCAGCTCGGACGTCGAGGTCGCACGACTCGGCTTCGACACCCTGCTCCGACAGGGCGAGGGCGACGACGGCGGCTACATCGGCGGGCTCGCGACGAAGTGGGACGCCGAGTCGGCGTCGAAGTACGAGTTCACGATCCGCGACGGCGCCACGTGCTCCGACGGCACCGAGATCACGCCGACGGTCGTCGAGAAGTCCTTCGAGTACCTGGTCGGCCTCGACGACTCGGGTGCGCAGACCTGGAAGAACCAGGCCTTCGGCTCGGGTGACCCGGAGTTCACCGCCGACGACGCCGCCGGCACGCTGACGATCTCGCTCAGCGAGCCGTACTCGCAGCTGCTCGGCGGCCTGACCCGCCCCGGTACCGGGATCATCTGCCCGGCCGGTCTCGCCGACACGAAGGGCCTCGCGGCCGGCACCGTCGACGGCGCCTGGTCCGGCCCGTACACGCTCGCGAAGTCCTCGGCCGGCAAGAGCGTCTCCTACGCGCTGCGGTCCGACTACGACGCCTGGCCGGCGTGGAAGACCGTCACCGGTGAGCCGGCCAAGACGATCAACCTGACCGTGCAGGGCGACTCGAACACGAGCGCCAACCTGCTGCAGTCCGGCGGTGTCGACGTCGCACGCTTCTACGACTCGAACGCCGAGCGCTTCAGCGGCGACGACTACTCCACCGTGCAGTTCGCCAGCTCGGCCTACAACCTCGTGTTCAACGAGGCGGAGGGCTCCGGCTCGGTGTTCGCCGACGACCAGCCGCTCCGCGCCGCGGTCGCCCAGGCGATCGACACGAAGGGGTTCAACAACGCCGGTCTCGACGGCCTCGGGGTCGAGCAGAACACGGTGAACGCGGCGAGCTACCGCTGCGCGCTGGACGACTCGTCCCTCGTGCAGTCCCACGACGCGAAGGCCGCGACGAAGGAGCTCACGGGCAAGACGATCCGGCTGCTCATCATGTCGAACTGGGACCCCGCGGCCGACTTCCTGGCGGAGTCGCTCCGGAACGCCGGTGCGACCGTGAAGGTCTCGGCTCCGGACCCTGCCGACTGGACCAAGCAGATGCGCACCGAACCCAAGACCTGGGACGTCGCCGTGGCGGCCGAGGACGCGCAGACCGGGCTGATCAACACCTCGATCGCGCGCTACGTCGGACCGACGTACGCCGAGGGCGGCACCAACGTGTCCTCGAGCGACAACCCCGAGGGACTCGCGGCCTACCAGGCGGCGATGGCCACGTCGGACGCCGACCAGCAGTGCGAGGACTTCGCCACCGCGCAGAAGTCGATCCTCGAGCGTGTCGACATGACCCCGCTCATCACGGACACGCACCGGTACGTCGCCCGCAAGGGCTTCGAGACCCACGTGTTCTCGGGCTACTGGGACATCTCCGCGATGCGGATCGTCTCCTGA
- a CDS encoding ABC transporter permease encodes MSTTTVDHLPVPGPGTPGSPGTPTATAPRAASLGGAWRRFLLRRAVGLVINLALLVLVTFLIVQLIPGDPATAIAGDTATLAQVELVRHQLGLDQPIAVQLWHYVAGVVQGDFGDSYKYRAPAMDIVMTAVPYTLTITIAAVLLLLVLGLALGMTVGVLTRGDRHRWLDVSFSAVTGLISSIPTYVLATGFVVVFAVLLHVLPPAYSPAYDFGAAAVLPIASLTVGGTCSVARIVRRETAVILEQDYMRTARGWRLPALSIYAKHMLPNLLTTALTLSGIILTALLGSALITEAVFAWPGLGGVIVQAIAVDKDYPVIRAAVFVIGLISLVITLVIDIILGLIDPRTLGEKRG; translated from the coding sequence ATGAGCACCACCACCGTCGACCATCTCCCCGTGCCCGGTCCGGGCACCCCCGGGTCTCCGGGAACCCCGACCGCCACAGCACCCCGGGCCGCGAGCCTCGGCGGTGCCTGGCGCCGCTTCCTGCTCCGCCGCGCCGTCGGCCTCGTCATCAACCTGGCGCTGCTCGTCCTCGTGACGTTCCTCATCGTGCAGCTCATCCCCGGCGACCCGGCAACGGCCATCGCCGGCGACACCGCGACGCTCGCCCAGGTCGAGCTCGTCCGGCACCAACTCGGTCTCGACCAGCCGATCGCCGTCCAGCTGTGGCACTACGTCGCCGGCGTCGTGCAGGGCGACTTCGGTGACTCGTACAAGTACCGCGCGCCGGCGATGGACATCGTCATGACGGCCGTGCCGTACACGCTGACGATCACGATCGCCGCGGTCCTGCTGCTGCTCGTCCTCGGACTCGCACTCGGCATGACCGTCGGTGTCCTCACCCGCGGCGACCGGCACCGCTGGCTCGACGTCTCGTTCTCGGCGGTCACCGGCCTGATCTCGTCGATCCCCACGTACGTGCTCGCCACCGGGTTCGTCGTCGTCTTCGCGGTCCTGCTGCACGTGCTGCCGCCCGCGTACTCGCCGGCCTACGACTTCGGCGCGGCGGCGGTCCTGCCGATCGCCTCGCTCACCGTGGGCGGCACGTGCTCGGTGGCCCGCATCGTCCGCCGCGAGACCGCCGTCATCCTCGAGCAGGACTACATGCGCACCGCCCGCGGGTGGCGGCTGCCGGCGCTGTCGATCTACGCCAAGCACATGCTGCCGAACCTGCTCACCACCGCACTGACGCTGTCCGGGATCATCCTGACGGCCCTGCTCGGCTCGGCACTCATCACCGAGGCGGTCTTCGCGTGGCCGGGCCTGGGCGGCGTGATCGTGCAGGCCATCGCGGTGGACAAGGACTACCCGGTGATCCGCGCCGCGGTCTTCGTGATCGGGCTCATCTCGCTCGTGATCACCCTGGTCATCGACATCATCCTGGGTCTCATCGACCCGCGCACCCTCGGGGAGAAGCGTGGCTGA
- a CDS encoding dipeptide/oligopeptide/nickel ABC transporter permease/ATP-binding protein: MADTITTVRAATTDPASRPRTFAWNGGLIVGLAMFGLILIVAVVAPFVFGSQATGIGGTSGLGSTAEHPLGTDTLGRDMLARTLVATRATVLMALAATALSAIVGIALGIGVWLAPRRVRELGLRGIEFAVSYPTMLVAIIVAAILGQGMVQVVVAIAVANIAGFARLTANLAAKISTSEYVTTARLMGVPAHRVAMRHVLPNMAEPTLILIAGAFSGSLVEISGLSFIGLGAQTPAFDWGTLLNDGLDRIVVNPVVIVGPAVALTFASLAALLVGDGLAAAANPRSNTTRSRTTRATGPSTLAVEDDAVLVADGISVQHAASGRALVKDVSFTIRRGEVLGIVGESGSGKSLTASLVAKLLGEGLEGSARRLELGGVDLLGRVPDRVLASRIGLVYQDPGTALNPAMVLGIQLSDVLRMRLRHSRRDAIRLLTQGFRAVMLTDPEGRLRQYPHQLSGGMKQRAMIASAMSTKPDLLIADEPTTALDVTVQREVLTVLKRMNEDSGTAVLFISHDLGVVRALCDRVLVMRNGEIVERIDDVAGLSPDTVDHPYTKQLLAATPVVTVPTESTRTEQAEAHA; encoded by the coding sequence GTGGCTGACACCATCACCACCGTCCGGGCCGCCACCACCGATCCGGCATCGCGTCCCCGGACCTTCGCGTGGAACGGCGGGCTGATCGTCGGCTTGGCGATGTTCGGGCTGATCCTGATCGTGGCGGTCGTCGCCCCGTTCGTGTTCGGCTCCCAGGCCACGGGCATCGGCGGCACCTCTGGGCTGGGGTCCACCGCCGAGCACCCGCTCGGTACCGACACCCTCGGCCGCGACATGCTCGCGCGCACCCTGGTCGCCACCCGGGCCACGGTCCTGATGGCGCTCGCCGCCACGGCCCTGTCCGCGATCGTCGGCATCGCGCTCGGCATCGGCGTCTGGCTCGCCCCCCGCCGGGTGCGCGAGCTCGGGCTGCGCGGGATCGAGTTCGCGGTCAGCTACCCGACGATGCTCGTCGCGATCATCGTCGCAGCGATCCTCGGGCAGGGCATGGTGCAGGTCGTCGTGGCCATCGCCGTCGCGAACATCGCCGGCTTCGCCCGTCTGACCGCCAACCTGGCGGCGAAGATCTCCACCAGCGAGTACGTCACGACGGCACGCCTGATGGGGGTCCCGGCGCACCGCGTCGCGATGCGGCACGTCCTGCCGAACATGGCCGAGCCGACGCTGATCCTGATCGCCGGTGCCTTCTCCGGATCGCTCGTCGAGATCTCCGGACTGTCCTTCATCGGCCTCGGCGCGCAGACCCCCGCGTTCGACTGGGGCACCCTGCTCAACGACGGGTTGGACCGGATCGTCGTGAACCCCGTCGTCATCGTCGGACCCGCGGTCGCGCTGACCTTCGCCTCCCTCGCCGCCCTGCTCGTCGGGGACGGACTGGCCGCTGCCGCGAACCCGCGGTCGAACACCACGCGGTCCCGCACCACCCGCGCGACCGGCCCGTCGACGCTCGCGGTCGAGGACGACGCCGTGCTCGTCGCGGACGGCATCTCGGTGCAGCACGCCGCCAGTGGACGCGCCCTGGTCAAGGACGTCTCGTTCACCATCCGGCGGGGCGAGGTGCTCGGGATCGTCGGCGAGTCCGGTTCGGGCAAGTCGTTGACGGCCTCGCTCGTCGCCAAGCTGCTGGGCGAGGGGCTCGAGGGCTCCGCGCGGCGGCTCGAACTCGGCGGCGTCGACCTGCTCGGTCGTGTGCCGGACCGCGTGCTCGCGTCCCGCATCGGCCTGGTCTACCAGGACCCGGGCACCGCGCTGAACCCGGCCATGGTGCTCGGCATCCAGTTGTCCGACGTGCTGCGGATGCGGCTGCGCCACAGCCGACGTGACGCGATCCGGCTCCTGACGCAGGGCTTCCGCGCCGTGATGCTCACCGATCCCGAGGGTCGACTGCGCCAGTACCCGCACCAGCTCTCCGGCGGCATGAAGCAGCGCGCGATGATCGCGTCGGCGATGAGCACGAAGCCCGACCTGCTCATCGCGGACGAACCGACCACCGCCCTCGACGTCACCGTCCAGCGTGAGGTGCTGACCGTGCTCAAGCGGATGAACGAGGACTCCGGCACCGCCGTGCTGTTCATCTCCCACGACCTCGGCGTCGTCCGAGCGCTGTGCGACCGGGTCCTCGTGATGCGGAACGGCGAGATCGTCGAGCGCATCGACGACGTCGCCGGGCTCTCCCCGGACACCGTCGACCACCCGTACACGAAGCAGCTCCTGGCGGCCACACCGGTCGTGACGGTGCCCACGGAGTCCACGCGCACCGAACAGGCGGAGGCACACGCATGA
- a CDS encoding ABC transporter ATP-binding protein: MTDTTAARERRATDTGTAPMIDVRALDVAFGSTTVLHGVDLRLERGRTVGVVGESGSGKSTLAKVLVGTVKPASGSAAVDGVDLTAADRSTLRGYRRRVQMIPQDPYSSLSPRRTVAQTLAEAIDPVRPRVATHEDRIGGWLERVGLSRDMMHRYPHEFSGGQRQRIAIARGLVIDPHLVIADEITSALDVSVQAQILELLADIKESLGLTMMFISHNLAVVQRVSDEVVVLYQGEVVEAGPVEQIYADPQHWYTRRLLDADPGSARFSLAG; the protein is encoded by the coding sequence ATGACCGACACCACGGCGGCGCGCGAACGCCGCGCAACCGACACCGGCACGGCCCCCATGATCGACGTCCGCGCCCTCGACGTCGCGTTCGGCTCGACGACCGTCCTGCACGGCGTCGACCTCCGCCTCGAGCGAGGTCGCACCGTCGGCGTCGTCGGCGAGTCCGGCTCGGGCAAGTCCACCCTCGCCAAGGTCCTGGTCGGCACCGTGAAGCCCGCCTCGGGCAGCGCCGCGGTGGACGGCGTCGACCTGACCGCGGCCGACCGGTCGACCCTGCGCGGGTACCGCCGCCGGGTCCAGATGATCCCGCAGGACCCGTACTCGTCGCTCTCGCCGCGACGGACCGTCGCGCAGACCCTGGCCGAGGCGATCGACCCCGTCCGCCCCCGGGTCGCCACCCACGAGGACCGCATCGGCGGCTGGCTCGAGCGGGTCGGGCTGTCACGGGACATGATGCACCGCTACCCGCACGAGTTCTCCGGCGGGCAACGGCAGCGCATCGCCATCGCCCGCGGCCTCGTCATCGACCCGCACCTGGTCATCGCCGACGAGATCACCTCGGCGCTCGACGTCTCGGTGCAGGCGCAGATCCTGGAGCTGCTCGCCGACATCAAGGAGTCCCTCGGCCTGACGATGATGTTCATCTCGCACAACCTGGCGGTCGTGCAGCGTGTGAGCGACGAGGTCGTCGTGCTGTACCAGGGTGAGGTCGTCGAGGCCGGTCCGGTCGAGCAGATCTACGCCGATCCGCAGCACTGGTACACGCGCCGCCTGCTCGACGCGGACCCCGGTTCCGCCCGTTTCAGCCTGGCCGGCTGA
- a CDS encoding metal-dependent hydrolase family protein produces MAARLPTTPHADGVLRLVGATLVDGTGAPPRADAEVELRDGDVTYVGPRRAPAADVPTVDLSGRWLLPGFVDAHVHLSMVSTTPEEQRARFPEEHVLEVAEVLRSTLHAGVTTARDLDGLTPGYRDAVARGTVVGPRLHLAIAMLSPTGGHADPVRPNGSLPAWAVRPGMPAPGVVDTDEDVVRTVRSLLRTGADAIKVSTSGGVGSPTDDPDDVGITEDQVRLVVHLVGERGGRPVTAHALTDAAARAAVLGGAASIEHGYDLHDDTIALMVERGTVLVPTLSTLLRELDPSTASAERLAQRAALHARGLDSVRRAVAAGVPVALGTDAGVHPHGRNLAELARLVQVGLSPLAAIAAGTLQGARLLGLEGRLGSVEPGKAGDLVVSGVDPLADVGALADAASVRAVLQAGRVVKDLDGLVTTAS; encoded by the coding sequence GTGGCGGCACGACTCCCGACGACCCCGCACGCCGACGGCGTGCTCCGACTGGTCGGCGCGACCCTGGTCGACGGCACGGGTGCGCCGCCCCGCGCCGACGCCGAGGTCGAGCTGCGTGACGGCGACGTCACCTACGTCGGTCCACGGCGCGCCCCGGCCGCGGACGTGCCGACGGTGGACCTGAGCGGCCGGTGGCTCCTGCCCGGCTTCGTCGACGCGCACGTGCACCTCAGCATGGTGTCGACGACGCCCGAGGAACAGCGAGCACGGTTCCCGGAGGAGCACGTGCTCGAGGTCGCCGAGGTGCTCCGGAGCACCCTGCACGCCGGCGTCACGACCGCGCGGGACCTGGACGGGCTCACCCCCGGCTACCGCGACGCCGTCGCCCGGGGCACCGTCGTCGGTCCGCGCCTGCACCTCGCGATCGCCATGCTCTCGCCCACCGGTGGCCACGCCGACCCGGTCCGGCCGAACGGGTCGCTGCCGGCCTGGGCCGTCCGGCCGGGCATGCCAGCGCCGGGCGTCGTCGACACCGACGAGGACGTCGTCCGGACGGTCCGCTCGCTGCTCCGCACCGGCGCCGACGCGATCAAGGTCTCCACGTCCGGTGGGGTCGGTTCGCCGACCGACGACCCGGACGACGTCGGCATCACCGAGGACCAGGTGCGGCTCGTCGTCCACCTGGTCGGCGAACGCGGCGGCCGCCCGGTCACCGCCCACGCGCTCACCGACGCCGCGGCCCGTGCCGCCGTGCTCGGCGGAGCCGCCAGCATCGAACACGGCTACGACCTGCACGACGACACCATCGCGCTCATGGTCGAACGCGGCACGGTGCTCGTCCCCACCCTCAGCACGCTCCTGCGTGAACTCGACCCGTCCACCGCCTCTGCGGAACGCCTCGCACAGCGCGCGGCACTGCACGCTCGCGGCCTCGACAGCGTGCGACGTGCCGTCGCCGCCGGCGTGCCCGTCGCGCTCGGCACCGACGCGGGTGTGCACCCGCACGGTCGGAACCTCGCCGAACTCGCCCGCCTCGTGCAGGTCGGGCTCTCGCCGCTCGCCGCGATCGCGGCCGGCACGCTGCAGGGTGCCCGGCTGCTCGGTCTGGAGGGCCGGCTCGGCTCCGTCGAGCCCGGCAAGGCCGGCGACCTGGTCGTCTCGGGCGTCGACCCGCTCGCCGACGTCGGCGCGCTGGCCGACGCTGCCAGCGTGCGCGCGGTCCTGCAGGCGGGTCGTGTGGTCAAGGACCTGGACGGACTGGTGACCACGGCCTCCTGA
- a CDS encoding alpha/beta fold hydrolase encodes MSVHVVLVHGAGGSPSTWSSVAPLLRDRRIPYTLADNAMTSLRDDEASVRALVDGIDGPVLLVGHSYGGAVITNAGTHDRVVGLVYVAAFAPDAGESVSGIVETREPALVSQYMHRGPAGEWIAQDDEESRVALAWDVPEDVLRAARAEGRVTADAAFQQPTGEPAWRTRPSWYLIATSDRHLLPAIQRDFVARMGAVVDEVDTSHAVAHAAPDRVVAVIERAVAALR; translated from the coding sequence ATGAGCGTCCACGTGGTCCTGGTCCACGGCGCCGGCGGTTCGCCGTCCACCTGGTCGTCCGTCGCCCCGCTGCTGCGCGACCGCCGCATCCCGTACACGCTCGCCGACAACGCGATGACCTCGCTCCGCGACGACGAGGCCTCGGTCCGCGCCCTGGTCGACGGCATCGACGGCCCGGTCCTGCTCGTCGGCCACTCCTACGGCGGCGCCGTCATCACGAACGCGGGCACGCACGACCGCGTCGTCGGGCTGGTCTACGTCGCGGCCTTCGCCCCGGACGCCGGCGAGTCGGTCTCCGGGATCGTCGAGACCCGGGAACCCGCTCTCGTCTCGCAGTACATGCACCGCGGCCCGGCCGGCGAGTGGATCGCACAGGACGACGAGGAGTCGCGCGTCGCACTCGCCTGGGACGTGCCCGAGGACGTGCTCCGGGCCGCACGGGCGGAGGGTCGCGTCACCGCCGACGCCGCCTTCCAGCAACCCACCGGCGAGCCCGCGTGGCGGACCCGCCCGAGCTGGTACCTGATCGCCACGAGCGACCGGCACCTGCTGCCCGCGATCCAGCGCGACTTCGTCGCCCGGATGGGTGCAGTGGTCGACGAGGTCGACACGAGTCACGCCGTCGCGCACGCCGCTCCGGACCGGGTCGTCGCCGTCATCGAGCGCGCGGTGGCCGCGCTGCGCTGA